Proteins encoded within one genomic window of Hevea brasiliensis isolate MT/VB/25A 57/8 chromosome 8, ASM3005281v1, whole genome shotgun sequence:
- the LOC131182274 gene encoding iridoid oxidase-like, translating to MDYMYSVLVCSTLFLSLALVLCLNGKKWGKGTKNLPPGPPGWPLLGNIFDLGTVPHQNLQELKLKYGPVLRLRLGSMETVVIQSAKAAAELFKNHDANFCDRKCLDVLTSHNYRDGSLAVGQFSPYWRMLRRLCSMEMMTNKRINETASIRRKCIDQMTRSIEDDATAGGARGESVAVNLRHYLSTMLFNMVGNLMLSRDLLHSQSKEGYEFFQAIGKTSVLAGKPNVADFLPFLKWLDPQGLKKNMLKDLGRAIEIIEGFVKERIEKHKPNEKKAKDFLDTLLEFEGDGKDWQEKIPHEKIIIIIMEMFTGSDSTSTIVEWAMAELLRKPEAMRKVKEELNEVVGVNRNVEEIDIEKLPYLQAVLKETLRLHPPIPLLIPRNTMHDTDFMGYHIPKDTQVLVNVWAIGRDPDSWKDPLSFKPERFLGSSIDYKGQNFELIPFGSGRRICVGMVLAQRIVLLGLASLIQCFDWELVKGSIPETLDMRENIGMTVRKFVPLNVIPKRRLRTMAT from the exons ATGGATTACATGTACAGTGTCCTTGTTTGCTCAACTCTTTTCTTATCACTAGCTCTGGTTCTGTGCCTAAATGGAAAAAAGTGGGGAAAGGGAACCAAGAACCTGCCTCCAGGGCCTCCAGGATGGCCACTTTTGGGCAATATTTTCGATCTTGGAACCGTGCCCCATCAAAATCTGCAAGAGCTTAAGTTGAAGTATGGACCTGTGCTCCGGTTAAGACTAGGATCCATGGAAACGGTGGTGATACAGTCGGCCAAGGCTGCGGCAGAGCTGTTCAAGAATCACGACGCCAACTTCTGTGATCGTAAGTGTCTTGATGTGTTAACGAGTCATAACTACAGGGATGGGTCACTTGCAGTCGGCCAGTTTAGCCCGTACTGGCGCATGCTTAGGCGTCTTTGCTCTATGGAAATGATGACCAATAAGCGAATCAATGAGACAGCCTCCATACGGCGAAAATGCATTGATCAAATGACAAG GAGTATTGAAGATGATGCGACAGCTGGAGGTGCAAGGGGAGAATCAGTCGCAGTGAATTTACGTCACTATCTCTCCACAATGTTATTTAACATGGTTGGGAACCTCATGCTGTCACGAGACCTTTTGCATTCACAAAGTAaagaagggtatgaattctttcaAGCCATAGGAAAGACTTCAGTGTTGGCAGGGAAGCCAAATGTAGCAGACTTTCTGCCTTTCTTGAAATGGTTAGATCCACAAGGACTAAAGAAGAACATGTTGAAAGACCTGGGACGAGCGATAGAGATTATTGAAGGGTTTGTGAAAGAGAGGATTGAGAAGCACAAACCGAATGAGAAGAAGGCTAAGGACTTCCTAGACACATTGTTGGAATTTGAAGGTGACGGAAAAGATTGGCAAGAGAAGATCCCACATGAAAAAATCATCATAATCATAATG GAAATGTTTACTGGGTCAGACAGTACAAGCACAATAGTAGAATGGGCCATGGCAGAGTTACTTCGCAAACCTGAAGCCATGAGAAAGGTTAAAGAAGAACTCAATGAAGTAGTTGGAGTAAATAGAAATGTTGAAGAGATTGACATAGAGAAGCTGCCATATTTGCAAGCTGTTTTAAAGGAAACACTTCGGCTCCATCCTCCAATTCCTTTACTCATTCCGAGAAATACAATGCATGATACAGATTTCATGGGGTACCACATACCCAAAGATACTCAAGTTCTTGTGAATGTATGGGCAATAGGAAGAGACCCAGATTCTTGGAAAGATCCATTATCCTTCAAGCCTGAGAGATTTCTTGGTTCAAGCATTGACTACAAAGGGCAAAATTTTGAGCTAATTCCATTTGGATCAGGGAGACGGATTTGTGTAGGTATGGTATTGGCTCAACGAATAGTTCTCCTTGGTCTTGC